The following are from one region of the Cloacibacterium normanense genome:
- a CDS encoding carbonic anhydrase, translating into MKKVIVGVLMLVGAMWSFTGCTSNQISQKETQIQENLNPNQILEVLKTGNEHFVHHKNAFPHLDEARMKEEVSGQHPIATVVSCSDSRVPVELVFDRGIGDLFVIRTAGNSLDDDMTMGSLEYAVHHLHTKLIIVVGHEKCGGITAAISQHNEGKEPKEISNLIETLRKGVEPFVGKSEKLDDAIHYNVDQQIQKILQNQELKDLIDKGELKVIGGYYHLNDGKVDFLN; encoded by the coding sequence ATGAAGAAAGTAATTGTAGGCGTTTTAATGTTGGTAGGCGCAATGTGGAGTTTTACGGGTTGTACTTCAAACCAAATTTCTCAAAAAGAAACCCAAATTCAAGAAAATCTTAATCCAAATCAAATTTTAGAAGTTTTAAAAACTGGAAATGAACATTTTGTACATCACAAAAATGCTTTTCCGCATTTAGATGAAGCCAGAATGAAGGAAGAAGTTTCTGGGCAACATCCTATCGCAACGGTTGTGAGCTGTTCTGATTCTAGAGTGCCTGTAGAATTGGTTTTTGACCGTGGAATTGGTGATTTGTTTGTGATAAGAACTGCAGGGAATTCATTAGATGATGATATGACGATGGGAAGTCTGGAGTATGCGGTGCATCATTTACACACTAAATTAATTATTGTAGTGGGCCACGAAAAATGTGGCGGAATTACGGCTGCAATTTCTCAACATAATGAAGGAAAAGAACCCAAAGAAATCTCTAATCTTATAGAAACACTCAGAAAAGGAGTGGAGCCTTTCGTAGGAAAATCTGAAAAATTAGATGACGCAATTCATTATAACGTGGACCAACAAATTCAGAAAATTCTTCAAAATCAAGAATTGAAAGATTTAATAGATAAAGGAGAACTGAAAGTAATTGGTGGTTATTACCATCTTAATGACGGTAAAGTAGATTTTCTTAATTAA
- a CDS encoding lipocalin-like domain-containing protein — MSYFWRLFLWSVLFLTLFSCKRDYEYDENASIIGSWKPIKATAYKTVAGFTVSQSEDMNACQQQSKMTYHSDGTAIEMRFDDATGNCEKTLERNFTYTFNSSQKSLVHTFQDGTVKNAEVVSITAQKLIVKGGKRNWRRKCILLK, encoded by the coding sequence ATGAGCTATTTTTGGCGTTTATTTTTGTGGTCTGTTTTATTTCTTACGCTTTTTTCGTGCAAAAGAGACTATGAATATGACGAAAACGCAAGCATTATCGGAAGTTGGAAACCTATAAAAGCTACCGCTTATAAAACAGTGGCGGGATTCACGGTTAGTCAGTCAGAAGACATGAATGCTTGTCAGCAACAATCAAAAATGACATATCATTCAGACGGAACAGCAATCGAAATGAGATTTGATGACGCTACTGGAAACTGCGAAAAAACCTTAGAACGAAATTTCACATATACATTTAATTCAAGTCAAAAATCCCTTGTTCATACTTTCCAAGATGGGACTGTAAAAAATGCAGAAGTAGTTTCTATCACCGCTCAAAAACTCATTGTAAAAGGGGGAAAAAGAAATTGGCGGAGAAAATGTATATTGTTAAAGTGA
- a CDS encoding glycosyltransferase family 2 protein yields MPQVSIITPCYNSSEFLEETIQSVLHQNFTDWEWIITDDKSSDNSVEIIKKHQDSRIILIKAEKNGGAGHARNLSLEKATGRYITFLDADDYWQPDFLQEMISFMQSEKAELAYCNYARCDEHLQPKIADFEADIEVNFDNLLKTCRLSLLASMYDSERVGKEFFPEGSKREDHVMWLNLLKKIPYGKPLKKTLAKYRMREGSVSRNKTNIMKDQYLVYKEHMNFSTLKSLYYTANWAFNGFKKYSKIFN; encoded by the coding sequence ATGCCACAAGTCTCTATCATAACGCCGTGTTATAATTCTTCTGAATTTTTAGAAGAAACCATTCAATCTGTTCTTCACCAAAATTTTACAGACTGGGAATGGATTATTACCGATGATAAATCCTCTGACAATTCCGTAGAAATCATTAAAAAGCACCAAGATTCTAGAATTATTTTAATAAAAGCAGAAAAAAACGGAGGAGCTGGACATGCTCGAAATCTTTCACTCGAAAAAGCAACGGGAAGATACATTACTTTTCTGGACGCGGATGATTATTGGCAACCCGATTTTTTACAAGAAATGATTTCTTTTATGCAATCTGAAAAAGCAGAATTGGCGTATTGCAATTATGCAAGATGTGATGAACATTTACAACCCAAAATTGCAGATTTCGAGGCGGACATTGAGGTGAATTTTGATAATTTGCTCAAAACTTGCAGACTTTCTCTCCTTGCTTCTATGTATGATTCTGAAAGAGTGGGCAAAGAATTTTTCCCAGAAGGAAGCAAACGCGAAGACCATGTTATGTGGCTCAATTTACTTAAAAAAATTCCTTACGGAAAACCGCTAAAAAAGACTTTGGCTAAATACAGAATGCGAGAAGGAAGTGTTTCCCGAAATAAAACCAATATCATGAAAGACCAATATTTGGTTTACAAAGAACACATGAATTTTTCCACGCTCAAGTCTTTGTATTATACCGCCAATTGGGCTTTCAATGGATTTAAGAAATATTCTAAAATTTTTAATTAA